From the genome of Paracidovorax avenae:
GGAGGGCCCTGCACTCCCCGGCGATAGAATGACAATCATTCTCATGACAACGGCCTGGCGGAGTTCTCCGCCGGGCCGGCCGTGCTTTCCGCCCTCCATCCCATGGCCCTCGATCCCGCGCATCCACAGGCAGCGCCCATCCGCATGCCCTCCCCCGCCCCGGCCGCGCCGGGCCATCGACGCAGGGCTTTCGCGTGGCCCGGACTGCGGACCGCCATCTTCCAGCTGCACTGGTTCGTCGGCATCACGGCCGGCACCCTGCTCGTGGTCATCGGCCTGTCGGGCGCGCTGCTGGCCTTCCGCGAGGAAATCCTCGACCTGATCAATCCGGGCGTGCGGCACGTCGCCCCCCAGGCGGGACCGGCACTGGCGCCGCCCCAGCTGCTGGAAGCCCTGGCCCGCGACGGCGCAGCCGGACGCCGCGTGAATGTGCTCACCGTGCAATCCACGCCCGGCGTGGCCGCACGGGTCGGATTCGCTGCCTTGCCCGGCGAGCGCCGCGGCGAAACGGAATACCTGCATCCCTACACCGGCGGCGCCCAGCCCGCCCTGCGCGGGGACGACTTCTTCGAATGGGTCGAAGCCCTGCACCGCTGGCTGCTGCTGCCGCGCGAGCCGGGCCGCGTGGCCTCCGGCGTGCTGGCCCTGTGCCTGCTGGGCCTGTCGCTGTCCGGGCTGTACCTGCGCTGGCCCCGCCACCCGTTGCGCTGGCGCGCCTGGCTCGCACTCGACACGCACCGCAAGGGCCGCCCCTTCCTCTGGAGCCTGCACGCCGTGGCCGGCACCTGGGTCCTGGCCGTCTATGCAGGGCTCACCGCCACCGGGCTGTACTGGGCCTTCGATACCGTTCGCGACACCGTGGACGCATGGGCCGGACAGGCGCGCCCGCCCCGCCAGGCCATGGCCGCTCCACCGCGCGCCGCCAAGGCACCGGCCCAGGCAGATCCGGCCCGCCCCATGGATCTGACCGCTGCCTGGCTAGCGTTCTCGCAGCGGGCCCCGGACTGGCAGACGGCCGTGCTGCGGATGCCCCAGCGCGCGGACCAGCCCCTGCAGATCCTCTGGCTGGACCGCAACGCACCGCACGACCGGGCCCGCCACCGCATGGTGATCGACACGGCGACCGGCGTGGTCGCCACGGATGACCGCTACGGCCAGCGCAGCGCCGCGGTGCGCGCGCTGTCCACCTTCTACCCGCTGCACATGGGCACGTACTTCGGCCTGCCCGGCCGCATCGCGGTCACCGCCGCCGCCCTGGCCCTGCCGCTTTTCGCCGTGACGGGCTGGATGCTCTACCTCGGCCGGCGCCGCCAGCGCAAGGAGGCCGAGGCCGCCCGGCAGGCCGTGGCGGTGCCCGCCGGGCCCCTCACCGCCAGCGGCTCCGCGAACGCAGCGGACACTGTCCTGGTGGCCTACGCCAGCCAGTCGGGAACGGCCGAGCGCATCGCCCAGCAGACGGCAGCGGCCCTGCACCAGTCCGGCCTGACTTCGCAGGTCAGCGCGCTGCAGCAGCTTGCGCCGGAAGACCTCGCGGGCCATGCGCGCATCCTGGTCGTGGCCAGCAGCTTCGGCGAGGGCGAACCTCCGGACACGGCGCGGCGCTTCATGCGCCTCCTGCAGCACGGACCGGCGCAGGGCTTCCTTCCGCTCGCATCCGTGCGCTATGCGCTGCTGGCGCTCGGCGACCGGCACTACGCGCACTTCTGCGGCTTCGGCCATGCCCTGGACGGGGAGTTGCGCCGCTGGGGAGCGCAGCCCCTGTTCCCACTGATCGAGGTGGACGGCGGCGACGCCGGTGCCCTGGCCCGCTGGCGCGAAGCGCTCACGGCACTGGAGGGTGCGCGCGCCTGGGCAGCCGATGCCCCCGCCCTGCAGGCCCTGCCCCCTTCTGCGGACCTCGAATCCTGGCGGCTCGAAAGCCGGGAGACGCTCAACCCCGGCAGCCTGGGCAACCCCCTGGTGGAGATCACGCTCAAGCCCGCGTTGGCCGGCGCCCCGCTCCACTGGCCGGCCGGGGCGCTCGTGGACCTGCTGCCTCGACAGCCCGCGGATACGGTCGGGCGCTGGCTGCGCGAGGCAGGCCTCGATGGCCAGGCCCCCGTGCAGGCCGATGGAGCGCCCGAGCCGCTGGCCGACGTGCTGGCGCGCAGCGTGCTGCCCGCCCTGCCGCTACCGGAACGTCTTACTCCACAGGCCTGTGCGGATGCGCTCGTTCCCCTCGCGCCGCGTACCTATTCCATCGCTTCCCTGCCCGAAGACGGGGCGCTGCAGTTGCTGGTGCGCCAGGAGCGGCATGCGCAGGGCCTGGGCATCGCATCCGGCTGGCTGACCGCCCATGCCCCGCTGGGCAGCATCCAGACGCTGCGCTTCGTCGAAAACCCGTGCTTCGGTCTCGAAGGCACCGAAGGCCGCCCCTGCCTCTTTATCGGCAACGGCTCTGGGCTCGCGGGCCTGCGGTCGCTGCTGCGTGCCCGCGTGCGCGACGGAGAGCTGCGCAACTGGCTGCTCTTCGGCGAGCGGCAGCGCGCGGCCGACACCCTGTGCGCCGAAGAAATCGCGCGCTGGCAGGACCAGGGCTTCCTGCCGCGCCTGGACCGGGTGTTCTCCCGCGACGCCGACGCCCCGCACCGCTATGTGC
Proteins encoded in this window:
- a CDS encoding PepSY domain-containing protein, which produces MALDPAHPQAAPIRMPSPAPAAPGHRRRAFAWPGLRTAIFQLHWFVGITAGTLLVVIGLSGALLAFREEILDLINPGVRHVAPQAGPALAPPQLLEALARDGAAGRRVNVLTVQSTPGVAARVGFAALPGERRGETEYLHPYTGGAQPALRGDDFFEWVEALHRWLLLPREPGRVASGVLALCLLGLSLSGLYLRWPRHPLRWRAWLALDTHRKGRPFLWSLHAVAGTWVLAVYAGLTATGLYWAFDTVRDTVDAWAGQARPPRQAMAAPPRAAKAPAQADPARPMDLTAAWLAFSQRAPDWQTAVLRMPQRADQPLQILWLDRNAPHDRARHRMVIDTATGVVATDDRYGQRSAAVRALSTFYPLHMGTYFGLPGRIAVTAAALALPLFAVTGWMLYLGRRRQRKEAEAARQAVAVPAGPLTASGSANAADTVLVAYASQSGTAERIAQQTAAALHQSGLTSQVSALQQLAPEDLAGHARILVVASSFGEGEPPDTARRFMRLLQHGPAQGFLPLASVRYALLALGDRHYAHFCGFGHALDGELRRWGAQPLFPLIEVDGGDAGALARWREALTALEGARAWAADAPALQALPPSADLESWRLESRETLNPGSLGNPLVEITLKPALAGAPLHWPAGALVDLLPRQPADTVGRWLREAGLDGQAPVQADGAPEPLADVLARSVLPALPLPERLTPQACADALVPLAPRTYSIASLPEDGALQLLVRQERHAQGLGIASGWLTAHAPLGSIQTLRFVENPCFGLEGTEGRPCLFIGNGSGLAGLRSLLRARVRDGELRNWLLFGERQRAADTLCAEEIARWQDQGFLPRLDRVFSRDADAPHRYVQDALRAAVPELRRWLDDGAVVFVCGSAEGMGSGVDHVLSDALGAEGMDALIDAGRYRRDVY